A genome region from Marispirochaeta aestuarii includes the following:
- a CDS encoding adenosylcobalamin-dependent ribonucleoside-diphosphate reductase, with protein sequence MKITRLFTGTSGDPYEGIEWSSRESEIRNPDGGLIFQQKDVVVPSGWSQIATDIMAQKYFRRAGVPDGRGATGGENDARQVFHRLAEAWRNWGEKAGYFDTPEDGKAFYDEVRYMLARQMGAPNSPQWFNTGLYDAYGIEGPPQGHYYVDPDSGKLKKSSSAYKRPQPHACFIMDVEDNLVSDEGILDLVTREARLFKYGSGTGSNFSKIRAEGEPLSGGGVSSGLLSFLKIADRSAAAIKSGGTTRRAAKMVILDSDHPDIEKFIDWKMKEEYKVACMTAGSRKISSHAAALLSAVRDYRGNEADRTDPDLNPALKTAIKAALEDEIPQPFIYPLVRMADEEGELPEFELFDTDWQGEAYTTVSGQASNNSVRITQEFMEAVLEDRDYALTARTGGEAVKNVRARILWDQIARAAWKCADPGLQFHSTINEWHTCPAGGEIRGSNPCSEYMFLDNTACNLASLNLMRFYDPDFGTFMVDEFRHAVRLWTLILEISVYMAQFPSEEVARLSYEYRTLGLGFANLGTLLMVMGKAYDSDEGRAIGAAISAILSGEAYAFSAELAAQAGPFPRFKDNREAMLRVIRNHRRAALDSEEGEYEGLSVYPAGIDEEKCPSYLRDAAVSAWDRALELGEAHGYRNAQVSAIAPTGTIGLLMDCDTTGIEPDFALVKFKKLAGGGYFKIINQSIRPALAALGYEDDRQEDIIDYCLGHGTLTGAPVINRESLAEKGFGPDELDTIDGALKSAVSLGGCFQPYLLGEDFYRNVLKIPAATYNLPGFDLLAHLGFSPLEIEAAEDYACGTMTLEGAPHLREEDLSVFDTASPGGRRGRRSIPWQAHVEMMAAVQPFISGAISKTINMPAGATIEDVKGAHFMAWKRMLKSIALYRDGSKLSQPLSSLSPGADKVADAILRISREKGSEQSRHAEAPVNSQIARGRKLLPNRRDGYTQKAKIGGHSLFLRTGNYSDGSLGEIFLDMHKEGAAFRSLLNSFAIAVSLGLQYGVPLKEYVDAFTFTRFEPNGIVQGHDNIKMATSVLDFIFRDLALTYLHRTDLAQVKPADLDSTETTDSHISNNGGHSSAEVVSDSGRFAREARFRGYEGDPCPSCGHFTLVRNGTCLKCETCGGTTGCS encoded by the coding sequence ATGAAGATTACACGACTGTTTACCGGCACGTCCGGTGATCCCTACGAGGGAATAGAATGGAGCTCCCGGGAATCTGAAATCAGGAATCCCGACGGCGGTCTGATTTTTCAGCAGAAGGATGTGGTAGTTCCTTCCGGCTGGTCCCAGATAGCCACGGACATCATGGCCCAGAAATACTTTCGCAGGGCCGGAGTTCCCGATGGCCGGGGCGCAACGGGAGGAGAGAACGACGCCCGGCAGGTCTTCCATCGCCTGGCCGAAGCCTGGCGTAACTGGGGAGAGAAGGCCGGGTATTTCGACACCCCGGAGGACGGTAAAGCCTTCTACGACGAGGTCCGCTACATGCTCGCCCGTCAGATGGGAGCCCCCAATTCACCCCAGTGGTTCAATACAGGGCTTTACGACGCCTACGGAATCGAAGGTCCTCCCCAGGGGCACTACTACGTTGATCCCGATTCGGGTAAGCTGAAAAAATCCTCCAGTGCATATAAACGCCCTCAGCCCCATGCCTGTTTTATTATGGATGTGGAGGACAACCTTGTAAGCGACGAAGGCATTCTTGACCTGGTCACCAGGGAAGCCCGGCTCTTCAAGTACGGATCCGGGACCGGTTCGAACTTTTCGAAAATCCGCGCCGAAGGAGAACCCTTAAGCGGCGGCGGGGTATCCTCCGGACTGCTCTCCTTTCTCAAGATAGCCGATCGTTCCGCCGCGGCAATAAAAAGCGGCGGTACGACCCGCCGGGCGGCAAAAATGGTCATCCTTGATTCGGACCATCCGGATATCGAAAAATTCATCGACTGGAAGATGAAGGAGGAGTACAAGGTCGCCTGCATGACCGCCGGCAGCAGAAAGATTTCCTCCCATGCCGCAGCTCTTTTGAGTGCTGTACGGGACTACAGGGGAAACGAAGCCGACCGGACCGATCCGGACCTCAACCCTGCCCTGAAAACGGCGATAAAGGCCGCCCTTGAAGACGAGATCCCCCAGCCCTTCATCTACCCCCTGGTCAGGATGGCCGATGAAGAGGGGGAACTCCCGGAGTTTGAGCTCTTCGATACCGACTGGCAGGGTGAGGCATATACGACCGTCAGCGGACAGGCATCGAATAATTCGGTCAGAATTACCCAGGAGTTCATGGAGGCGGTTCTTGAGGACCGGGATTATGCCCTTACTGCCCGTACCGGCGGGGAGGCGGTTAAAAACGTTCGGGCACGGATCCTCTGGGACCAGATCGCCAGGGCTGCCTGGAAATGCGCCGATCCGGGACTGCAGTTTCATTCCACCATAAACGAGTGGCACACCTGTCCGGCGGGAGGAGAAATACGGGGCTCCAATCCCTGCAGCGAGTACATGTTTCTGGATAACACCGCCTGCAATCTTGCATCCCTGAACCTGATGCGCTTTTATGATCCCGATTTCGGAACCTTCATGGTGGATGAGTTCCGGCATGCCGTTCGCCTCTGGACCCTGATCCTGGAAATTTCCGTCTACATGGCCCAGTTTCCATCGGAAGAGGTGGCACGCCTGAGCTACGAGTACCGTACCCTCGGTCTGGGCTTTGCCAATCTGGGAACCCTCCTGATGGTAATGGGAAAGGCCTACGACAGCGACGAGGGACGCGCCATCGGCGCCGCCATATCCGCGATCCTCTCCGGCGAGGCCTACGCCTTTTCCGCGGAACTCGCCGCCCAGGCGGGGCCCTTTCCCCGTTTCAAGGATAACCGGGAGGCCATGCTCAGGGTAATCCGCAACCACAGAAGGGCGGCCCTTGACAGTGAGGAAGGGGAATACGAAGGGCTGTCGGTCTATCCCGCGGGAATCGATGAAGAAAAATGCCCGAGCTATCTGCGGGATGCCGCAGTATCCGCCTGGGACCGGGCGCTGGAGCTCGGAGAGGCCCACGGATACCGAAACGCCCAGGTCTCAGCCATTGCTCCCACGGGTACAATCGGACTTCTGATGGACTGCGACACAACCGGTATTGAGCCGGATTTTGCCCTGGTCAAGTTCAAGAAGCTGGCCGGAGGGGGCTATTTCAAGATCATAAACCAGTCCATACGGCCGGCCCTGGCCGCTCTGGGCTACGAGGATGACCGGCAGGAGGATATCATAGACTATTGCCTGGGTCACGGAACGCTTACGGGAGCTCCGGTGATCAACCGGGAGAGTCTGGCGGAAAAGGGCTTCGGCCCGGACGAGCTGGATACGATTGACGGGGCGCTGAAATCCGCGGTCTCTTTAGGCGGCTGTTTTCAGCCCTATCTTCTGGGGGAGGATTTTTACCGGAATGTTCTGAAGATCCCCGCCGCCACCTACAATCTGCCGGGATTTGACCTGCTGGCCCATCTTGGTTTCTCACCCCTTGAGATAGAGGCCGCCGAGGATTATGCCTGCGGAACCATGACCCTCGAGGGAGCCCCCCATCTCCGGGAAGAAGACCTTTCCGTTTTCGATACCGCCTCGCCGGGAGGACGCAGGGGCCGAAGAAGTATTCCCTGGCAGGCTCATGTGGAGATGATGGCGGCAGTTCAGCCCTTTATCTCCGGCGCCATATCCAAAACCATTAATATGCCTGCAGGGGCGACCATCGAGGATGTAAAGGGTGCTCATTTTATGGCCTGGAAGCGGATGCTGAAATCCATCGCCCTGTATCGGGACGGGTCGAAACTCAGTCAGCCCCTCTCATCCCTGAGCCCCGGTGCCGACAAGGTGGCGGATGCAATCCTGAGGATAAGCCGTGAGAAGGGATCGGAACAATCCCGGCATGCCGAGGCACCCGTCAACAGCCAGATCGCACGAGGTCGGAAACTGCTTCCAAATCGAAGGGACGGCTATACCCAGAAGGCCAAGATCGGCGGTCACAGCCTGTTTTTACGCACCGGCAATTACAGTGACGGAAGCCTGGGGGAGATTTTTCTCGACATGCACAAGGAGGGGGCAGCCTTCCGCTCCCTGCTGAACAGCTTTGCCATTGCCGTCTCTCTGGGGCTTCAGTACGGGGTTCCCCTGAAGGAGTATGTGGATGCCTTTACCTTTACCCGCTTCGAGCCCAACGGTATTGTCCAGGGACATGACAACATTAAAATGGCCACCTCGGTTCTGGATTTCATTTTCAGGGACCTGGCCCTGACCTATCTTCATCGGACGGACCTGGCCCAGGTAAAACCTGCGGACCTTGATTCCACCGAAACCACCGACA